Proteins encoded within one genomic window of Citrobacter amalonaticus Y19:
- the proS gene encoding proline--tRNA ligase — MRTSQYLLSTLKETPADAEVISHQLMLRAGMIRKLASGLYTWLPTGVRVLKKVENIVREEMNNAGAIEVLMPVVQPSELWQESGRWEQYGPELLRIADRGDRPFVLGPTHEEVITDLIRNELSSYKQLPLNFYQIQTKFRDEVRPRFGVMRSREFLMKDAYSFHTSQESLQETYDAMYAAYSKIFSRMGLDFRAVQADTGSIGGSASHEFQVLAQSGEDDVIFSDSSDYAANIEFAEAVAPKEPRGAATQEMTLVDTPNAKTIAELVEQFNLPVEKTVKTLLVKAVEGSAYPLVALLVRGDHELNEVKAEKLPQVASPLTFATEEEIRAVVKAGPGSLGPVNMPIPMVIDRTVAAMSDFGAGANIDGKHYFGINWDRDVATPEVADIRNVVAGDPSPDGKGTLLIKRGIEVGHIFQLGTKYSEAMKAAVQGEDGRNQILTMGCYGIGVTRVVAAAIEQNYDDRGIVWPDAIAPFQVAILPMNMHKSYRVQELAEKLYAELRAQGIEVLMDDRKERPGVMFADMELIGIPHTIVLGDRNLDNDDIEYKYRRNGEKQLIKTGDIVNYLVKQIKG; from the coding sequence ATGCGTACTAGCCAATACCTGCTCTCCACTCTGAAGGAGACACCTGCCGACGCCGAGGTTATCAGCCATCAGCTGATGCTGCGCGCCGGGATGATCCGCAAGCTGGCCTCTGGGTTATACACCTGGCTGCCGACCGGCGTGCGCGTCCTGAAAAAAGTCGAGAACATCGTGCGTGAAGAGATGAACAACGCCGGTGCCATCGAGGTGTTAATGCCGGTCGTTCAGCCCTCTGAACTGTGGCAAGAGAGTGGTCGTTGGGAACAGTACGGCCCGGAACTGCTGCGTATTGCAGACCGTGGCGATCGTCCGTTCGTACTCGGCCCAACGCATGAAGAAGTAATCACCGACCTGATTCGTAACGAGCTCAGCTCTTACAAACAGCTGCCGCTGAACTTCTACCAGATTCAGACTAAATTCCGTGACGAAGTGCGCCCGCGTTTCGGCGTGATGCGCTCCCGTGAATTCCTGATGAAAGATGCATACTCTTTCCACACCTCTCAGGAATCGCTGCAGGAAACCTACGACGCGATGTACGCGGCTTATAGCAAGATCTTCAGCCGTATGGGGTTGGATTTCCGCGCGGTACAGGCTGACACCGGTTCAATCGGCGGTAGCGCCTCGCACGAATTCCAGGTACTGGCGCAGAGCGGTGAAGACGATGTGATCTTCTCTGATTCCTCTGACTACGCGGCCAACATTGAATTTGCTGAAGCCGTTGCGCCGAAAGAACCGCGTGGCGCTGCAACTCAGGAGATGACGCTGGTTGATACACCGAACGCGAAAACCATCGCCGAGCTGGTTGAACAGTTCAATCTGCCTGTCGAGAAAACCGTGAAAACCTTGCTGGTGAAAGCGGTGGAAGGAAGCGCTTACCCGCTGGTTGCGCTGCTGGTTCGTGGCGACCACGAGCTGAACGAAGTAAAAGCAGAAAAACTGCCGCAGGTTGCCAGCCCACTGACCTTCGCGACCGAAGAAGAAATTCGTGCCGTGGTGAAAGCAGGCCCGGGTTCTCTCGGTCCGGTGAACATGCCGATTCCGATGGTAATTGACCGTACCGTGGCTGCGATGAGCGACTTCGGCGCGGGCGCGAACATCGACGGTAAACACTACTTCGGTATCAACTGGGATCGCGATGTCGCAACCCCGGAAGTGGCTGACATCCGTAATGTCGTCGCCGGCGATCCGAGCCCGGATGGCAAAGGCACGCTGCTGATTAAACGCGGTATCGAAGTCGGTCACATCTTCCAGTTGGGCACCAAATATTCGGAAGCGATGAAAGCCGCCGTTCAGGGCGAAGATGGCCGCAATCAGATCCTGACCATGGGCTGCTACGGTATCGGGGTTACACGTGTGGTGGCGGCGGCCATTGAACAGAATTACGACGATCGCGGCATCGTCTGGCCTGACGCCATCGCCCCATTCCAGGTCGCGATTCTGCCGATGAACATGCACAAGTCCTATCGCGTGCAGGAACTGGCTGAAAAACTGTATGCCGAGCTGCGTGCGCAGGGCATCGAAGTGCTGATGGACGACCGTAAAGAGCGTCCAGGCGTGATGTTCG
- the tsaA gene encoding tRNA (N6-threonylcarbamoyladenosine(37)-N6)-methyltransferase TrmO: MSHFQFEQIGVIRSPYKEKFAVPRQPGLVKSVNGELHLLSPYNQAEAVRGLEAFSHLWVIFVFHQTMEGGWRPTVRPPRLGGNARMGVFATRSTFRPNPVGMSLVELKGIVCQKDQVILQLGSLDLVDGTPVIDIKPYLPFAESLPDATASYAQQAPLAEMPVSFTDEIEQQFPALEKRYSLLKTFIRDVLAQDPRPAYRKGEETGKTYAVWLHDFNVRWRVTETGFEVFALEPR, translated from the coding sequence ATGAGTCATTTTCAGTTTGAGCAAATCGGTGTCATTCGCTCACCTTACAAAGAGAAGTTCGCCGTTCCCCGCCAGCCTGGGCTGGTAAAAAGTGTCAACGGCGAACTGCACCTGCTGTCGCCCTATAATCAGGCCGAGGCGGTACGCGGTCTTGAAGCATTCAGCCATTTATGGGTGATCTTTGTTTTCCATCAGACGATGGAAGGAGGATGGCGCCCAACCGTGCGCCCGCCTCGTCTTGGCGGTAACGCGCGTATGGGCGTATTCGCCACGCGCTCAACATTTCGCCCCAATCCCGTTGGCATGTCGCTGGTTGAGCTGAAAGGCATTGTCTGTCAGAAAGATCAGGTTATTCTGCAACTGGGTAGTCTGGATCTGGTCGACGGTACGCCGGTCATCGACATCAAGCCCTATCTGCCGTTCGCCGAATCTCTGCCGGATGCGACCGCCAGCTACGCGCAACAGGCACCACTGGCTGAAATGCCGGTGAGTTTTACCGACGAGATTGAGCAACAGTTTCCTGCACTGGAAAAACGTTACTCCTTGCTGAAAACGTTTATTCGCGATGTGCTGGCGCAGGACCCGCGTCCTGCCTATCGAAAAGGGGAAGAGACAGGCAAAACCTACGCCGTCTGGCTGCACGATTTCAACGTGCGCTGGCGCGTAACTGAGACGGGTTTCGAAGTCTTTGCGCTAGAACCCCGCTAA
- the rcsF gene encoding Rcs stress response system protein RcsF: MRALPICLLALMLSGCSMLSRSPVEPVQSTATPPKAEPEKPKAPRAVPVRIYTNAEDLVGKPFRDLGEVTGESCQASNQDSPPNIPTARKRMQINASKMKANAVLLHSCEVTSGTPGCYRQAVCIGSALNISAK, encoded by the coding sequence ATGCGTGCTTTACCGATCTGTTTATTAGCACTCATGCTGAGCGGCTGTTCTATGCTAAGCAGATCCCCTGTTGAACCCGTACAAAGCACCGCAACCCCGCCTAAAGCGGAGCCGGAAAAACCGAAAGCGCCGCGCGCGGTCCCCGTCAGAATTTATACCAATGCTGAAGATCTGGTCGGCAAACCGTTCCGCGATCTCGGTGAAGTAACCGGTGAATCCTGTCAGGCCTCTAACCAGGACTCCCCGCCGAACATCCCGACAGCACGTAAACGCATGCAGATTAATGCGTCAAAAATGAAAGCCAATGCCGTTTTACTGCATAGCTGTGAAGTCACCAGCGGGACGCCGGGCTGCTATCGTCAGGCCGTCTGTATTGGTTCTGCGCTCAACATCTCGGCTAAATGA
- the metQ gene encoding methionine ABC transporter substrate-binding lipoprotein MetQ, producing MAFKFKTIAAVGALIGSLTLVGCGQDEKDPNHIKVGVIVGAEQQVAEVAQKVAKEKYGLDVELVTFNDYVLPNEALSKGDIDANAFQHKPYLDQQIKDRGYKLVAAGNTFVYPIAGYSKKIKSLDELQDGAQVAVPNDPTNLGRSLLLLQKVGLIKLKDGVGLLPTSLDIVGNPKNLKIVELEAPQLPRSLDDAQIALAVINTTYASQINLTPAKDGIFVEDKDSPYVNLIVTREDNKDAENVKKFVQAYQSDEVYEAANKVFNGGAVKGW from the coding sequence ATGGCGTTCAAATTCAAAACCATTGCGGCAGTAGGCGCCCTGATTGGTTCACTGACACTCGTGGGTTGCGGTCAGGATGAAAAAGATCCGAACCACATCAAAGTCGGCGTGATTGTCGGTGCGGAACAGCAGGTGGCTGAAGTCGCGCAAAAAGTCGCAAAAGAAAAATACGGTCTGGACGTTGAGCTGGTGACCTTCAATGACTACGTTCTGCCGAACGAAGCGCTGAGCAAAGGCGATATCGATGCCAACGCCTTCCAGCACAAACCGTATCTGGATCAGCAGATCAAAGATCGCGGGTACAAACTGGTTGCCGCAGGCAATACCTTTGTTTATCCGATCGCTGGCTACTCCAAAAAAATCAAATCCCTGGATGAACTTCAGGATGGCGCGCAGGTAGCGGTTCCGAACGATCCGACCAACCTGGGCCGTTCCCTGCTGCTGCTGCAGAAAGTGGGCCTGATCAAACTGAAAGATGGCGTTGGCCTGCTGCCGACCTCACTGGATATCGTCGGGAACCCGAAAAATCTGAAAATCGTCGAACTGGAAGCCCCGCAACTGCCGCGCTCTCTTGATGATGCGCAGATTGCCCTGGCGGTGATCAACACCACCTACGCCAGCCAGATCAACCTGACGCCAGCGAAAGACGGTATCTTCGTTGAAGATAAAGATTCCCCGTACGTCAACCTGATCGTGACCCGTGAAGACAACAAAGACGCGGAGAACGTGAAGAAATTCGTCCAGGCTTATCAGTCTGACGAAGTCTACGAAGCAGCAAACAAAGTCTTCAACGGTGGTGCTGTTAAGGGCTGGTAA
- a CDS encoding methionine ABC transporter permease MetI codes for MSEPMMWLLVRGVWETLAMTFVSGFFGFVIGLPVGVLLYVTRPGQIIENAKLYRTLSAVVNIFRSIPFIILLVWMIPFTRVIVGTSIGLQAAIVPLTVGAAPFIARMVENALLEIPTGLIEASRAMGATPLQIVRKVLLPEALPGLVNAATITLITLVGYSAMGGAVGAGGLGQIGYQYGYIGYNATVMNTVLVLLVVLVYLIQFAGDRIVRTVTHK; via the coding sequence ATGTCTGAACCGATGATGTGGCTGCTGGTTCGTGGCGTCTGGGAAACGCTGGCGATGACCTTCGTATCGGGTTTCTTTGGTTTTGTGATCGGCCTGCCAGTTGGCGTGTTGCTGTACGTGACGCGTCCCGGACAAATCATTGAGAACGCGAAACTCTACCGCACGCTGTCTGCCGTCGTGAACATCTTCCGGTCGATTCCGTTCATTATTCTGCTGGTATGGATGATTCCGTTCACTCGCGTCATTGTCGGGACATCAATCGGTTTGCAGGCCGCGATTGTCCCACTCACCGTCGGTGCGGCACCGTTTATCGCGCGTATGGTGGAAAACGCCCTACTCGAAATCCCGACAGGGCTGATCGAAGCCTCGCGCGCAATGGGCGCAACGCCGCTGCAAATTGTACGCAAAGTGCTGCTGCCGGAAGCCCTGCCAGGGCTGGTGAACGCGGCGACCATTACGCTGATTACACTGGTCGGCTATTCCGCTATGGGCGGTGCCGTAGGTGCCGGCGGTCTAGGACAGATAGGCTATCAGTACGGTTACATTGGATACAATGCTACTGTTATGAATACGGTACTGGTATTACTCGTTGTTCTGGTTTATTTAATTCAGTTCGCGGGCGATCGCATCGTCCGGACTGTGACGCACAAGTAA
- the metN gene encoding methionine ABC transporter ATP-binding protein MetN — protein MIKLSSITKVFHQGTHTIQALNNVSLHVPAGQIYGVIGASGAGKSTLIRCVNLLERPTEGSVQVGGQELTTLSESELTKARRQIGMIFQHFNLLSSRTVFGNVALPLELDNTPKEEVKRRVTELLDLVGLGDKHDSYPANLSGGQKQRVAIARALASQPKVLLCDEATSALDPATTRSILELLKDINRRLGLTILLITHEMDVVKRICDCVAVISNGELIEQDTVSEVFSHPKTPLAQKFIQSTLHLDIPEDYLARLKAESTADSVPMLRMEFTGQSVDAPLLSETARRFNVNNNIISAQMDYAGGVKFGIMLTEMHGTQEETQAAIAWLQEHHVKVEVLGYV, from the coding sequence ATGATTAAACTTTCGAGTATCACCAAAGTGTTCCATCAGGGGACTCACACCATTCAGGCGTTGAATAACGTTAGCCTGCATGTCCCTGCCGGACAGATTTATGGCGTTATCGGTGCCTCAGGCGCCGGTAAAAGTACGCTGATCCGCTGTGTAAACCTTCTGGAGCGCCCGACTGAAGGGAGTGTTCAGGTCGGTGGACAGGAGCTGACGACGTTATCTGAATCTGAGCTGACCAAAGCGCGGCGCCAGATTGGCATGATTTTCCAGCACTTTAACCTGCTGTCCTCCCGTACCGTTTTTGGTAACGTTGCTCTGCCGCTGGAACTCGACAACACGCCGAAAGAAGAGGTTAAGCGTCGCGTGACAGAACTGCTCGACCTCGTGGGACTGGGAGATAAACACGACAGTTATCCTGCAAACTTATCTGGTGGTCAGAAGCAGCGTGTCGCCATCGCCCGTGCGCTGGCAAGCCAGCCCAAAGTGCTGCTGTGCGACGAAGCGACCAGCGCGCTGGATCCGGCCACCACTCGCTCTATTCTCGAACTGCTGAAAGACATTAACCGTCGCCTTGGCCTGACCATCCTGCTGATTACGCATGAGATGGATGTGGTTAAACGCATCTGCGACTGCGTGGCGGTTATCAGCAACGGTGAACTGATTGAGCAAGATACCGTCAGCGAAGTGTTTTCCCATCCGAAAACGCCTCTGGCGCAGAAGTTTATTCAGTCCACGCTGCATCTGGACATTCCGGAAGATTATCTGGCGCGCCTCAAGGCGGAGTCGACGGCTGACAGCGTACCGATGCTGCGCATGGAATTTACCGGTCAGTCGGTTGATGCGCCGCTGCTTTCCGAAACGGCGCGCCGCTTCAACGTGAATAACAACATTATTAGCGCGCAGATGGATTACGCCGGCGGCGTGAAGTTCGGCATCATGCTGACTGAAATGCACGGTACACAAGAAGAAACGCAGGCCGCGATCGCCTGGCTGCAAGAACACCATGTAAAAGTAGAGGTACTGGGTTATGTCTGA
- the gmhB gene encoding D-glycero-beta-D-manno-heptose 1,7-bisphosphate 7-phosphatase has protein sequence MATSVPAIFLDRDGTINVDHGYVHEIDEFEFIEGVIDAMRELKTLGYALVVVTNQSGIARGKFTEAQFETLTEWMDWSLADRDVDLDGIYYCPHHPQGSVEEYRQVCDCRKPHPGMLISARDFLHIDMAASYMVGDKLEDMQAAAAAGVGTKVLVRTGKPITPEAENAADWVLNSLADLPSAIKKQQK, from the coding sequence GTGGCAACGTCCGTACCCGCAATTTTTCTCGACCGTGACGGCACAATTAATGTCGATCACGGCTACGTACATGAAATCGACGAGTTCGAATTTATCGAAGGTGTTATTGATGCCATGCGCGAGCTTAAAACCCTGGGCTATGCGCTGGTGGTTGTCACCAACCAGTCAGGGATTGCGCGCGGCAAATTTACCGAAGCGCAGTTTGAGACATTAACAGAGTGGATGGACTGGTCACTGGCCGATCGCGATGTCGACCTCGACGGTATCTATTATTGTCCGCACCACCCGCAGGGCAGCGTGGAAGAGTACCGCCAGGTCTGCGATTGCCGTAAACCGCATCCGGGGATGCTGATCTCGGCCCGCGATTTCCTGCACATTGATATGGCAGCATCTTATATGGTGGGCGACAAATTAGAAGATATGCAGGCGGCTGCCGCAGCAGGAGTCGGGACTAAGGTGCTAGTGCGTACCGGCAAGCCGATCACCCCGGAAGCAGAAAATGCGGCCGATTGGGTATTAAACAGCCTTGCTGACCTGCCATCGGCGATTAAAAAGCAGCAAAAATAA
- the dkgB gene encoding 2,5-didehydrogluconate reductase DkgB, whose product MTIPAFGLGTFRLKDDVVIASVKTALELGYRAVDTAQIYDNEAAVGQAIAESGVPRNELYITTKIWIENLSKEKLIPSLKESLKKLRTDYVDLTLIHWPSPDDAVSVEEFMQALLEAKKQGLTREIGISNFTIPLMEKAIAAVGAENIATNQIELSPYLQNGKVVNRAKEHGIHITSYMTLAYGKALKDEVIARIATKHNATAAQVILAWAMGEGYSVIPSSTKRENLASNLLALDLTLDAEDKKAIAALDCNDRLVSPEGLAPQWD is encoded by the coding sequence ATGACTATCCCTGCATTCGGTTTAGGCACCTTTCGTCTTAAGGACGATGTGGTTATTGCATCCGTAAAAACGGCTCTGGAGCTCGGTTACCGCGCTGTTGATACTGCACAAATCTATGATAATGAAGCTGCAGTCGGTCAGGCGATTGCTGAGAGCGGCGTTCCGCGCAATGAGCTGTACATTACAACCAAGATCTGGATTGAGAATCTGAGTAAAGAGAAACTGATCCCAAGCCTGAAAGAGAGCCTGAAAAAACTGCGTACTGATTATGTTGATCTGACGCTGATCCACTGGCCTTCTCCAGACGATGCAGTATCGGTTGAAGAATTCATGCAGGCGCTGCTGGAAGCGAAAAAACAGGGGCTGACGCGTGAAATCGGTATTTCTAACTTCACCATTCCGCTGATGGAAAAAGCCATTGCTGCGGTCGGCGCTGAAAATATCGCGACTAACCAGATCGAACTGTCTCCTTACCTGCAAAACGGTAAAGTGGTTAACAGGGCGAAGGAGCACGGTATCCACATCACCTCTTACATGACGCTGGCGTATGGTAAAGCATTGAAAGATGAAGTGATTGCCCGTATCGCAACGAAACACAATGCCACTGCTGCTCAGGTGATCCTGGCATGGGCGATGGGTGAAGGTTATTCGGTCATTCCTTCTTCCACTAAGCGTGAAAATTTGGCAAGCAACCTGCTGGCGCTGGATCTGACGTTAGATGCCGAAGATAAAAAAGCGATCGCGGCTCTGGATTGCAACGATCGCCTGGTAAGCCCGGAAGGTCTGGCGCCTCAGTGGGATTAA
- the yafC gene encoding DNA-binding transcriptional regulator YafC, whose product MKATSEELAIFVSVVESGSFSRAAEQLGQANSAVSRAVKKLEMKLGVSLLNRTTRQLSLTEEGERYFRRVQSLLQEMAAAETEIMETRNTPRGVLRIDAATPVMLHFLMPLIKPFRERYPEITLSLVSSETFINLIERKVDVAIRAGTLTDSSLRARPLFTSYRKIIASPDYLDRFGKPETVEELKEHLCLGFTEPVSLNTWPIACNDGQLHEIACGISSNSGETLKQLCLSGNGIACLSDYMIDREIARGELVELMADKRLPVEMPFSAVYYSDRAVSTRIRAFIDFLSEHIKTAPGGAVKEG is encoded by the coding sequence ATGAAAGCAACCTCAGAAGAACTCGCCATTTTTGTTTCAGTAGTAGAAAGCGGAAGCTTCAGCCGGGCGGCGGAACAGTTAGGTCAGGCAAACTCAGCGGTAAGCCGGGCGGTCAAAAAGCTGGAAATGAAGCTCGGCGTGAGTTTACTCAACCGAACGACGCGACAACTCAGTCTGACTGAAGAAGGCGAACGTTATTTTCGCCGCGTCCAGTCTCTGTTGCAGGAGATGGCGGCAGCAGAGACGGAAATCATGGAGACACGTAATACTCCACGCGGTGTGCTGCGTATCGATGCCGCCACGCCGGTGATGCTGCACTTTCTGATGCCGTTGATAAAGCCTTTTCGCGAACGTTATCCGGAAATTACCCTTTCTCTTGTCTCCTCTGAAACCTTTATCAATCTGATCGAGAGGAAAGTGGATGTCGCAATCCGAGCGGGCACGCTAACGGATTCCAGTCTGCGCGCCCGACCACTATTTACCAGCTACCGAAAGATTATCGCCTCACCGGACTATCTCGATCGTTTTGGTAAACCTGAAACGGTAGAAGAGCTGAAGGAGCATCTGTGCCTGGGTTTCACCGAACCCGTGTCCCTCAACACCTGGCCCATCGCCTGTAACGATGGCCAACTTCATGAGATTGCATGTGGTATTTCATCAAACAGCGGCGAAACGCTTAAACAGCTCTGCCTCAGTGGAAACGGCATTGCCTGCCTGTCAGACTACATGATCGATCGGGAAATCGCGCGAGGTGAACTGGTGGAACTGATGGCAGATAAACGTCTGCCCGTGGAAATGCCGTTCAGTGCGGTCTATTACAGCGATCGCGCCGTGAGTACGCGTATTCGGGCCTTTATCGACTTTCTGAGTGAACATATAAAAACAGCTCCCGGGGGAGCTGTTAAAGAGGGTTAA
- a CDS encoding endonuclease/exonuclease/phosphatase family protein: MRKNTYAMRYVAGQPAERILPPGSFSSIGQALPAGAPLSSEDRIRILVWNIFKQQRAEWLSVLKNFGKDAHLVLLQEAQTTPELVRFATANYLAADQVPAFVLPQHPSGVMTLSSAHPVYCCPLREREPILRLAKSALVTVYPLPDTRLLMVVNIHAVNFSLGVDVYSKQLLPIGDQIAHHSGPVIMAGDFNAWSRRRMNALYRFAREMSLRQVRFTDDQRRRAFGRPLDFVFYRGLNVSEASVLVTRASDHNPLLVEFSPGKPEQ; encoded by the coding sequence GTGCGAAAAAACACCTATGCCATGCGCTATGTTGCCGGACAACCCGCTGAGCGGATTTTGCCGCCAGGGTCATTTTCGAGCATCGGCCAGGCATTACCCGCCGGGGCGCCGTTAAGCAGTGAAGATCGGATCCGTATCCTGGTGTGGAATATTTTTAAGCAGCAGCGAGCGGAATGGCTTTCGGTGCTGAAGAATTTTGGCAAAGATGCGCATCTGGTGTTGTTACAGGAAGCTCAGACGACGCCGGAACTGGTGAGGTTTGCGACGGCGAATTACCTGGCGGCCGACCAGGTGCCAGCATTTGTTCTGCCACAGCATCCGTCAGGGGTGATGACGCTCTCATCCGCGCATCCCGTGTATTGTTGCCCGCTTCGCGAACGTGAACCTATCCTGCGACTGGCGAAGTCGGCGCTGGTTACCGTCTATCCGTTGCCAGATACGCGACTGTTGATGGTCGTTAACATTCATGCGGTTAACTTTAGTCTGGGGGTCGATGTGTATAGTAAGCAGTTACTTCCAATCGGTGACCAGATTGCGCATCACAGTGGTCCGGTGATTATGGCCGGAGATTTCAATGCCTGGAGCCGACGCCGCATGAATGCGCTGTATCGCTTCGCGCGCGAAATGTCGCTGCGCCAGGTGCGTTTTACTGACGATCAGCGCCGTCGCGCGTTTGGTCGTCCGCTGGATTTTGTCTTTTATCGTGGCCTGAACGTCAGCGAGGCGTCTGTACTGGTCACGCGCGCATCCGATCACAATCCGCTACTCGTTGAATTCAGTCCCGGCAAACCTGAGCAGTAA